The following nucleotide sequence is from Granulicella aggregans.
CAGCGTGCCGTCTACGTCCATCAGAAAGAGTTTGACCTTACGGGCACGCGCCAGTACGTCGGGGCTGGCAAGAGAAGTTAGGGCAATGTCGGACATAGGGGCATCCTAACGCAAATATCTACAGCCCCAACCCACCATCCACCGCGAGCAACTGTCCGGTAATAAAGTGGGGCGCGGTCGCAAAGAACAAAACCGCCGCCGCCACATCCTCCGCGGAGCCGTTTCGCTGCATCGGTGTTCTCCGCGCAAACTCTTCGTACCCCGCGCCCACCTCGCCCTGCACAATCATCCCCGGCGCAACGCAGTTCACGCTGATCTCCGGCGCCCACGCCTTCGCCATCGTCTGCGAGAGCATGTGCAGCGCCGCTTTCGACGTGCAGTAATGCGCATGGGTGGCCCACGGATGCAGCCCGCCCAATGAGCCGATGTTCACAATCCGCCCACTCGCAGCCTGTAGTGCCGGATGCGCCGCCTGCGCTACCAGGAACGGAGCGCGCGTGTTCGTCTCGAACATCCTGTCCCACGCTTCCACGGAGATCTCTTCGAGCGCGACCGACTCGAAGGTCCCGGCGTTGTTCACCAGAATATCCAGCCGCTCAAACTCTTCGATGACCGCACCGACCGTCTGCTTCACATCTTCAGGGTCGCGTAGCTCGCAGCGAACGGCCATCGCCTCCACATCGAGCGCTGCAAGGTCCGCAACCGTCTGCTCCGCCTCAGCCTGTGAGCCTCCGAACGTGATCGCAACGTTCGCTCCAGCCCGTGCCAGCGTCAACGCGATCTCTCGCCCAATCCTCTTCGCGCCGCCGGTCACGAGCACGGTCTTGCCTGCCAACGGTCTGCTCATCTTGTCTCTTACTTTTCGTTACAGATTTGGCTTGGTCTCAGGTGCCGGAGGAGTCTTCGATTCTGCGTCCGGAGTAGCTGGAGGAGTTACGCTGGCAGGCGGAGGCGTAGTGGGCGGCCTGACAGGTTCCTGCACTCCCGGCTTGCGTTCGGAGGCCTTGCCGGAGTTGTCCACATACGCCGAAACCTGCGCCCGCGGACGCAGCATCTTAATGCTGATCTCTTTGGTCGTGGTGTCGATCATGTAATCTTCAGCGAACGTCGCGAAGCCGCCCGCAATCACCTGCACCCGCAACTTGCTACCGGTGGGGATCACGTCGATGGCAGCCTTGCCATCGGGGCCGGTCTTCACCTCGAGATTGCCCTCGTCCTTGCCATCCTTCTCCGGATTGAAGATCACGGCGGCGTTCGGAATGGGCTTGCCGTTGCTCGCCCGAACGATTTCGACCTCAATGTGAGAGGTATCCGGTGGAGCTTTGTACTTGCGGCCACGCGAATGATCCTGCGCAGATGCCATTGGAAGAACAGAAGCGAGACTGAAAGAGAGCAGCCCGGCCAGGCCGAGATAGCGACGAAGACACATGCACTGATTCTACCCCGGCGACACAGCGCTGACGAGCGGAGCGGAGGTCTTAGGCACCGCTTGATCCAACACGGGCGCGCCGGTCCGCGATCGAGCCGTCACTCGCATGTCTTCTCGGCAACTTGGACTCGGTGTCTCGTTTTGGTCCGCCAGTCGGCGAAGTCGATACAATCGTGAGACGTTGATGATCCAGAACAATGAACTCGACAAGGTTGGGCTGGAAGTAACGGACCTGTCCAATGGTGCGGCCTACGCGACAAGGCACCGGCAGTCCCGCAGCAGCACCCTGCAGATGGAAGGGCTCAACCAGCTCGCGCTCGCCTTCGTCGATCACCCCGAGACGATTATCCAGGAGCTGGTTACCGCGGCCGTCCGCCTGTGCGGGGCCGACAGTGCAGGCGTGAGCATCGAGCGAGAAGGCGGTACCGACGAGCAGTTTTATCAATGGATCGCCACAGCCGGCGAGTACAGTCCCTTCCTTAACGCCTCACTTCCCCGTTATCCAAGCGCCTGTACAGTGTGCCTGGAGCGTGGGACGCCGCAGCTATTTCGCGTGGATCAGCGCTTCTTCGACATCCTCGGCGTCGAGGCGGCGCTCGTCCAGGATGGAATCCTGCTGCCATGGCAGACCGATGAGATGCGCGGAACGATCTTTGTCATCTCCCACACCGAAGCAGAGGCCTTTGACGCAGAAGACCTTCATCTTATGCAGATCCTCGCTAACTTCGCCGCAATGGGAATAAGACAGCAACGTCAGCAGGAGAAGCTCCTGGCCCAGGCGCGTGCGACGGCTGCCATGGCCATGGCAAACGATCTGGCCCACGAGATCAACAACCCTTTGCAAAGCCTGACCAATCTGCTTTACATCGCGAAGCAGGAGAGCGGCATCGGAGATGAGCAGTCGCTTGCGCTCAAGCTCGAAAGCGACTTCGAACGCCTGTCCATCTTGACGAGAATTCTATTGACGCTTCCCCGTAAGAATGCTGAGGATCGCGTGCCACATTAGCTTCCATATTGGGCCGGGTCTCGTACTCCGGCCGGTGGAATGATTTCGAGCTCGCCAGCCTTCATCGACAAGGCGACCACTTAGTGTACATTGCGGCCATGCGCCAGAGATTGATCGCAGCATGCATCGTGGCGGCCATGTTGCCGTGCATTTCGACAAAAGCAGAAGACATCACCACCCGGGTCAAAAAGGCCGTCGAGCGCAACACGCTTGACCAACCCGGAACGAAACCGTTCCACCTCAAGGCGATCCTCTCGCCAAGCTTCGAGCGCGACAACTCTTCCGGGCGCTCCGGCGAAGTCGAGATTTGGTGGTTTAGCCCGGACAATTGGCGCCGCGAAGTGCGCTCGCCAGAGTTCCACCAGATCGAGATTGTCCATGATGGAAAGGTCTGGCAGAAGAACGAGGGAGACTACTTCCCAGAGTGGCTCCGCGAGACGGCCGTCGCCCTGGTCAAGCCGGTTCCTGATCTCGATAAGACGCTGCGTTACGTGAAGACAGGTGAAGAGAAGAATCTTGGTGGGACTCATGTTAGCTGGGTCGAGATGGGCACCGACGGGACCGTGAAGACGGGCGAAGAGAAGCATCAACTTGTTGAGACTCATGTTAGCTGGGTCGTGATGGGCACCGACGGGACCGTAAGTAAAGGCATCGGTGCTGGCCTCGACCTTGCCCCCAACGGCGTCACCTTCGCCAGCGGCATCGGTTACGACGCTGGCCTCAGCGAGCTTACCGACTTCCATGGACGCTACATCGCTCGCAAGGTGACGTCCGGCGGCGGCGGAGCCGAAGTCACCGCACGGGTCACTTCTCTCGAAGACCTTAACGAGTCCCCATCAAGGCTTCTCGATCCCGGTCCCAATCCGTCAGATCCCATCCTGGAGACCGCCGTCGTGGATGAAATTGCAGTTCGAAAGAACCTTCTTCCACAGGAAGTCTCAGGCTGGCCCACGCTGGAGCAAGGCCCACTCGAGGGAGTTCTGCTGGCCGAGGTCGTCATCGATCGCGAAGGCAAAATCCGCGACATGGGCAGCCTGCTGAGCGACAATCCGGGGCTCAGCGACGCAGCACGCGACCGGATCAGGCGTATGCGCTTCAAACCTTATCTTGTGAACGGCCTGCCGGCTCAGGTTGTCACGACGATCACCATGCCCTTCAAGACGAGCAGGCCAGCAGGTGTCGAGAGCTTCGAGAGTGCGAGGACTTACTTCGAGCACGGTCGAAAGGCAGACTTTCCTGCTGCGGCATCGAAACAGCCCTATATTCTGCAAGCTGAATTCAAGACACGCGGAAGTTCTGGCGCGGTGGAGACAGGAACCTATACGGACACCTGGCTCAGCGACAGCCAGTGGCGACGAGAAGCTGTAGTCGGCAACAGCCGCGTCATCAGGACGAGAAACGGCGAAAAGCGTTACGTAGTCACTGAAGGCCCGGAGGTCC
It contains:
- a CDS encoding SDR family NAD(P)-dependent oxidoreductase encodes the protein MSRPLAGKTVLVTGGAKRIGREIALTLARAGANVAITFGGSQAEAEQTVADLAALDVEAMAVRCELRDPEDVKQTVGAVIEEFERLDILVNNAGTFESVALEEISVEAWDRMFETNTRAPFLVAQAAHPALQAASGRIVNIGSLGGLHPWATHAHYCTSKAALHMLSQTMAKAWAPEISVNCVAPGMIVQGEVGAGYEEFARRTPMQRNGSAEDVAAAVLFFATAPHFITGQLLAVDGGLGL
- a CDS encoding carboxypeptidase-like regulatory domain-containing protein: MCLRRYLGLAGLLSFSLASVLPMASAQDHSRGRKYKAPPDTSHIEVEIVRASNGKPIPNAAVIFNPEKDGKDEGNLEVKTGPDGKAAIDVIPTGSKLRVQVIAGGFATFAEDYMIDTTTKEISIKMLRPRAQVSAYVDNSGKASERKPGVQEPVRPPTTPPPASVTPPATPDAESKTPPAPETKPNL
- a CDS encoding GAF domain-containing protein, translating into MIQNNELDKVGLEVTDLSNGAAYATRHRQSRSSTLQMEGLNQLALAFVDHPETIIQELVTAAVRLCGADSAGVSIEREGGTDEQFYQWIATAGEYSPFLNASLPRYPSACTVCLERGTPQLFRVDQRFFDILGVEAALVQDGILLPWQTDEMRGTIFVISHTEAEAFDAEDLHLMQILANFAAMGIRQQRQQEKLLAQARATAAMAMANDLAHEINNPLQSLTNLLYIAKQESGIGDEQSLALKLESDFERLSILTRILLTLPRKNAEDRVPH
- a CDS encoding energy transducer TonB, translated to MIAACIVAAMLPCISTKAEDITTRVKKAVERNTLDQPGTKPFHLKAILSPSFERDNSSGRSGEVEIWWFSPDNWRREVRSPEFHQIEIVHDGKVWQKNEGDYFPEWLRETAVALVKPVPDLDKTLRYVKTGEEKNLGGTHVSWVEMGTDGTVKTGEEKHQLVETHVSWVVMGTDGTVSKGIGAGLDLAPNGVTFASGIGYDAGLSELTDFHGRYIARKVTSGGGGAEVTARVTSLEDLNESPSRLLDPGPNPSDPILETAVVDEIAVRKNLLPQEVSGWPTLEQGPLEGVLLAEVVIDREGKIRDMGSLLSDNPGLSDAARDRIRRMRFKPYLVNGLPAQVVTTITMPFKTSRPAGVESFESARTYFEHGRKADFPAAASKQPYILQAEFKTRGSSGAVETGTYTDTWLSDSQWRREAVVGNSRVIRTRNGEKRYVVTEGPEVPLLRLVLINMEPIPAIDTFVESDWRIKRDVVGGVAAIRVARGYENPDGTPDPKQFNAYWFDNSGRLLQTFSNGLEVRLQDFQSFNDVSVPRRIDVLNGGKLGMQMSVTSLEPAGTVSPAIFVLKGHEWVRQFTAEVR